The Sesamum indicum cultivar Zhongzhi No. 13 linkage group LG9, S_indicum_v1.0, whole genome shotgun sequence genome segment aattcagattaaaagcaatattcttcttttattttccataatataaaaatcttCTAAATCATTACAATAGGTATATTTTGGGTTGCTGAATAATTAATCGACGTTTTCCAAAGACTACAATtaattgaattctttttataaaaataattacaaagagtaattcattaaagaaaaatataatttatatttcctAACATTGTTAAAACATTGATATCTGTCTCAATAATACGTAGTAATTCAATGCATTAATCATCCCTTTACATATTGCTCAAGTCACTCGGTTTCCATTCGATAATACAACTATATTTTACATTCATCAGGAAAAGTAAAATCAAATGGTTATCAAGTCACCTTATTTATGAGCAAATAGTAGTAATTTTGCAAGGAAAATGTCACACTTGTGTTTGGCATAGAATCCAATGTTGGAATGAATCAAAAACTAAGAGATACATTTATAGGAGTAGTCAATCATGTTATTACCACTGTTACACACAAGCTAAAACTATTTAGAGAAAGCATTAGTAAGACAACACACATCTATGGATATCAGAATTACAGTTGGAGGAGGAGAGTGAAAATGGTCGGTCAATAATCCTCATCACAAGAGTTTCTCTGTCAACCTGATCATGAATGAATTTACAGCAACTGCCTCCAGAACTATCCATGACGATTCGAAAAGCTCATGAAAGTACTCCGCTCCTGTCTCCTCAGCTGCACTTCTGAAAGCAATGCCGAATGCGTTTCCTTGAACTGCACCAAGTCGAGGCTTCCCACAAATGCCAACAATTAATACCTTCTTCTGCTCTTGAGTGTAGCAAACGCATATGAGAGGTTTCATTCTAGCTCCCTTCTCTCGTAGAGCGTCCATCAGGAAGTACCCGAATTTAGTCAAAGCCTGAGGGTGGCACAAGAGCTTTGTATCAGCTGAGTCTTCGAGTTTCACCCACCTAAATTTACTCCCACTTCTTATCGATCCCTTCTTCGTTATGGCTGTGCTTCCTTGTCTAAGGACGGCCCTTTGCACCTTAATGGCCTGCCGCATTCCCGTCTCCAGTTTGTCAAGCTTGTTTAAGGACAAGGCATCATAAGCTATGCCAAACTGCTTGGACCCAGAGGAGCCGTCTGACTCTACAGATGACTCGAGAAGGGCAGTCACCCCATATACAACATCCGCAGCTGAGATTTTTGAGCTATACCCATGCAGTAGAAGGAAACCTCTATAATAAAAATCTGTGAGCCCAAACTCTGGTAGATATTGCTCAAACATGTCCTTCATCCTGTGTTTGATCTCCACACTCATGTACTGGAATTTCTGTTTGCACTCTTCCCTTGCAAACCCCATCCGAGCTAAAAGAAGCTGCATCTTTTTCAACCCATTGTCACTCCAAGTTTTCAGTTTCGTGGCAATATAGGATGAGCATAGCATTGAATCAAACAAGTTCCATTCTTGCAACAACATTAGCCTCGGCTCATCCTCATAAGAGATTCTAGAAGAATCAGGCACAGTGACCTTTGTGCCGTCCTTGAGCGTTACTGAAGTAACAGCATCCAAGTTTCCTGAGCTATTAATGTGCTGCTCAAGTTCCATAACTCCAGCCTGGTATCTCTCATCTGTTAACCTCTCATGCACAAACTGATCAGTTAAAGCCACACAAGCCAACCAGAGTAACTCATTTTTGTTCTTCCTCAATGAATGAGACAGCTCGTACATCAGGCACCCTGACGGCTTCCCATGGAAAGTGCCCATATAATAATACTCTCTTTTCAACTTCCTGAAAAGTTTAACAGGATTGCTCTCATTTTCATCCGAAACTCTCCTCTTCTTTCTACTCCCACCCCCACCCTCCTCCTCGTTATCACTCTCATTTTCATCCTCGCTATCAGAGTCATCTTCAACCTCATCATCACTGTTCAAATCACTTGCATTAGCAAGAGCAGATACATCAAAGTCATATGCCAAATCAGCCTGATGTTCATCATCCCTTGTATAAAGAACCACCACCCGATCATTCTGGTCGCtcaaattatgcaaatgaaTTGGCCTATGActatcaacaacaaaaacacGGGCTGAGGGGCCAATCTCCAGATCCCTCCTAAGATCCCTATGACAACCCCAATTAATCAACAAAATGGTAATGGGCTCATCCGATGATGAAGTCAAGTTAGGCCCAGCATACTTATGAATTTCTTTGAAGCTCGAAACCGGATAACAAGCATACCTAATCGAATCTGATTCAAGAACATGACCTATTATTTTCAAAGCACATAATGAATCTACGTCCGAAGTTGAGGGGAAAATTAGCAGGGGAGCACATGAAGCTGAAGCTATAGCTGACTCCCTTAGCCTCGAGTAAAACGACTCAATACTCTGCTCCCTCACcataatttctcaaatgaACAACCTCAATCtcaccaaaaaaacaaatctttCCAGCAAAACTACGTGGGCTCTCATGAAACAGCGAAATTTCACCTCAGCATTGAGTCAGGCACTCAAATTGAGACCTAAATTGACGAGATGcaacaaattaagaaaacaaatgcGAGAGTTTGTGATGTGGGTTCATGTTCACTGAATAGAAGGAAGCCAGATCAATTCACACTGGCATTGATTCAGGGGTTCGCAAATGTACCTGAAAATGGGCTTGAAGCTGGAAACGCGGGCCCCTTTTCTGCTTCGGTTTCAGCTGCGATTTTCTGGTTCAAGAAGGGCagtgagagagagacagagagagggagaaaaggGTCTCGAATTGATTTGAATCCCGTTGACGATTTCTACACGAGAATTCGAAAATTTTGAAGGGGGGCGCCAAGAATTGGCGCTGAAGACGGGAATTTGGTTTTGGATCATAAGTTTTAGGAAGACGGAAATGCCCCCAATCATTTGGGATTAGAATTAGATTCaactttatttcaattttttcacgtgccttacttttataaaagccaatatttaataaatcttctcttatttaaatatttgaatatataataaattgggACAAGTTTTATACTCCACCTGAAATATAGCATatctactctttttttttttttaaattaggaaTATATTGAGAATTATATCATGTAGTTCCATCTCATGTGTTATAATGAAAATGTcccaagtaaaataatataagtgtCCAAGACTataacacataaaatattaaattgagaTAATATTTGTATGTTAAGTACATGTGATTGGAAGAATgtgaatataaatttgtatcataaatttaaatgggAAAATTACAATCTTTGGATTGAAAGACAATTATGTGCTCAAGTATAACCTTTAATTTTCCctttcaaaatcaattatgtaccaaatttcatcatcatatatgacttgcattattctcacttatccaaataaatttttttattgtaaataatattgcatattataatgtatatatatatatatgtatgtaatagTGTACCACGtaagcaaaatattttttgaatatatgaaTATCATAATATGTAGTGTGTCTATTAAGTGTCTAGTTAATTCTGGCATTTAGCAAACCAAAACCTGTGTTTTGAGTGTGCACGCAATTTCTCTTAATAATCACTTTttggaatttaattataccaaCAACACACtatgataaaataatcataaaaatagattCCCTTAGTTCAGATGAAGTAGTAAGTTACAAAGCAAATGAGTCCTCTGCTTTCCGGagtaaacaaaaacaagaaaagaacatAGGAAAATTCTAACAGCTGCCTCTGTAACACAAACAATCCAGTAACATTGGAATAAATGAATCTAACATAGTACAAGTTGGAAGACTGGAAATAAAAGGAGCAAACTACTAATGATCACCTGAAAGGCCAGAGATGATGAGCCAACAACCTATGAAGACCCCCCATGTTTATTTGTCACAAAAACCACACTAAAGAATTGAAACAAAGCACCATCTCTGCGTCAGAATAGCCTCCCAGAGCCATTTACGTGTTTAATATAGCTCAAGACGTCCAAGGAAATGAGACCATCTTCTCATTCTACCACCACGGAAAGCAGCATTTCTGCATTAAACAAGGAGATAAGAAAGAATCGGGAGTGATCAAGATCGCGGGAGTATACTGCATGCAATGCTTGGTGCAGGTTTTCAAAAACGAACCTTAGGTTCATTGGATGGTTGGTTGCGTGTGCCGTAAGACAGATGATTTGGAGTGCCCATAACGTTCCCAGCCCCAGTTCCTGTGTTCCTTTCCTCCCGCACTTTGTTGAAGATATGAGTGAAGTTTTCAGCTGATTGGGGATCGTTCTCGTTCCATTCGCCAAATCTTGGAACGGCAGCCCCTTTATCAGGCTACAGTTTGAAACATAATGAATTAGAAGAAGGTTGCGGCAGTCGTcgaattttaagtttaatgtAAATGCTTCAAGAATGTGTATGCATCGACTAGATCCGATTTGTTCAAAAGTTTAGAAATGCAAGATTAATTGAAACCCCACAGAATAAAATGACATCTTACACTTTCATCTCCCCGAGCTGGCCTTAGCCGGGGTTTTGCAGCAGTGCCATGACTACTGTCATGGCTTTTTCCTTCCCAAGCAGGAGATCCACTGCCTCTCCCCGTAACTTTCGCTTGATAGTGTGGATGAAGTGGTGACCGCTCAAAGCTTTGATCAGATCCTGCGCTAGGCCTTGCAGGCCGAGCTGGCCTTTGTCCGCGACCACCATAATTTGATTCATTAGTAGTTCGATGACCCATGTTCTCGTTACGAGCCGGAGAATTACTGAACTGCCTAAAATCACCATCTTCTCGGCTCACTCTATGTTCCGGCGTCGTCGGCCTGACAGCTCCTCTACCAATTGGTTCCTCTGGTCTAGTTCTGGACGGACGAGCAGGAGGAAGAGGTGGAGGATCACTGCTGGGGAACATGTCTGGATTTTCTTGGGGATCGTTTGGATTTATCATCTTACCACCTCTATTTTTCCTTGCTTTGTCAAAGAAAACTGTGTAAGGAACATTGTCTTCATTTTCCCAGTTGCCAAATTTTGGGACGTTTGAACGCTGcgtttataacaaaatataatgtcATTCCCTTCACTAATATGCATTAAAGCAGTTGGTATACGTGAAGAGGGTGCATCATAttgtttttcatatataaataaatgagcaATAGCAATTCATTCCTCTAAACAAACTATGGCATAAGCTACGGAATTCAGGAAGAGCCAGAGTCCAAATTCTCCACACATGGATTGCAAAACAGATATTCCTAcagaagaaaattttcttgCAACAATATTAGAACCCAGAAAAGGTAAAATAAGTGCCTGATTACTGGTATTCATCCCTATGTAATAAACTACTGATAAAAACTTGGTCTGCTTAATGAAGTTTACACCTTCAcgtttctcattttatttttctgagtAGTAACAGAAAAAAGTACAAATATGggataaatgcattttcaaGTTGTCATCGTTAAAGTTTACACCTTCCGTTTCTCATTGTCATTTTCCTCCCATTTTGTGatgttttttggtttattcacttttgaagtttgaagaaaaataggaaaaattggtTCAATGGAttacaatttgaaaaacaccacaaaatgggagaaaaatagcatttttttccactttaaatgaaattttcgtTAAGTTTAACcgaaggaccaaaagtgccaaaagaaaagttaaagtttgaggaccaaaattacaatccTAATTGTTTGAGGATCAAAATCGCATTAGTACCTATAtttgagaataaaaaatgcatttatcccGTACAAAGtgtaacataaaaaaatgcaaatctCTTTCTCTTAGTTCATCAGATCTTTTGGAATCAAGCGTTCAATTAATTAGGCGTAGCCGTGCATAACCTTACATCTCAGCTAATAAAGCAAGTGTTACATCCCTGCTTAAAACCTTGGTAGGAAAAGGCAGAAGATGGCGTGAATAAATCATCGGATTTAGGAAAGAAAATCGAGTAGCAATTCAAGGGAATATGCAGAAACAGGCATGGAATCCATTAGGTTCTTTATTGAGAGAAAGCCTAAAGAATTAATCTCAAACCCAATTCACAACACAATGATACTATCTGGAGAAGTAACTTTCATATATGGGACAAATTACCATACTACATCCAGACAACGTCAAAGTGGAAAGATGTTTGTCCCAAAAAAAAGGGGTTTAATTAGAACAACATTAGATGTAGACAAGTGCTCCAAGTATTGAAGTCAGAAGTCAGGAGATAAGAGATGAACCAAAACAGGCAGTCAGTAACCACCTATCAAACTTATTCTCCTTCATCTCATCAGAATCAGCCCACTACTTGTAAACAAACAAGATTACAGCATCAGAATCAGCCCACTTACAGAAACGTTTTAGTGCTCTTACATGCTATGAATTGGATCTGTTGAGCCCGAACAAAGTAAAAACAACAAGATTTTCCAAACACAGACATCAACGAAAGATTCAAACCCACAATTAGGCAAAGAGAGGAGAGATAGAGAAAAACAAGCGGTGAATGTGAAACATCAAACTTACAACAAGAGAACATCATTCAAAACAAATATACGCCAtaataataagagaaaaaacagAAAGCAATGATCTTGGGCAGAAGCAAAGGAAAAATtaacagagagagagaaggtaAGCTTACAGCCATTTTTCTTCAACAAGACTTGAAGTCAAAGCTCAGAAACAATAGAGAAGGAAATCAAAGCAGGGCTTCagaattcaagaaagaaaactgTGTCTTAAAGACCAACACCCAAAGCTCCTCAACTCCAAGAAgagttagagagagagagagagaggagagagatgTAGAGgagaaattgatgaaaatgagaaagaagaagtAAGAGGTTGATCAACCATTGACCGGCGCCACCGGTTATGGTTGACTATTCGCCTCCCTCTCTCCCCCAACTCCAACTCCAAGTTCCAACCAAGTCTTTACTCGTCTTGAAAATTTCTTCCCCTGTTTATCTGTAGCGTCTGCGCCCAACCTCCACGTACCACTTCCACTATTCCTCTGCATTCCAACATCACCTTTTCCATATCTATGCTGCACCCTGCACCCACCTCTTTTCACATTaaacattattaattactcCCCAATTTTCCTGCTCACCCACCTCCTtccattattattaaactcttctttaaatataataaacatcCAAGTTTGTTGCTTTATATGACTATAATGTCTCTTGACACTGTCCAACTTACAATGTTtgatcaataaatattatagtttaGTATCtgaaaataagattatatattCCGTAGCAATTAAATTCTCTTAATTgaaatcatataaattttattttattttcatcaaacaaaattttagtgtatacaaatagaaaaattctCGACACCCACAAACCACGAGCAGGAATTAGTTTCATGTCTAGTGGGCTTAATTAACATAtcattggaaaaataaaaaaataaataagaatttgaaGTAACAACAAATGCGGTTagataattcaattttgattataatttaatagttgCCATAATTTGAGTGTCTGAAAACAGTCTTCGAACAGGAAATTTGGGTGTTTAAGGTGGTGAGGTTGAAGTTGAACAAAGCTTAGCAGTTTGACTTGGAGGTGCAATAATTGGTATTATAGGTTTGAggtgtgtattttatttaattaagaaacaaaacaagTGCAGAGCATGTCTAACTGGgcttttaattaacaaaaacatgTATTGTTGACCTGGACATTGGACATTGGACATCCAAACCAAACCGTAATGTGCTTAAACCCACACACTAATTCAATTCAAGTtgcatcaaatcaaatataaatgacACCACTCTTATCATTAACGTCCACTTGCTTCCTTTCTTAAATCACCACATAAACCTCTTTCAACCAATTAACTACAACTCTATTTACTACTATATTTAATGTTCCATAAAttactctctctctatatatatatatatgtatgtttgtgTGGAGGGGGGTGTGTGGATGtgtcttatttatttacaacttGTTCCGATCTTTTTGTCTGATTCAAGTTATTGAGTTTCGATAGGTGAGATATGTGCGTCTTGAAGTGGGTGTTTTTAATCAtcaattttctgtaattattttaatttttaattcagtaaattaattaagttttgatGAGGTCAGACCAATTGCATAGACGGGGCACCACCTTAGGGAGGTTGGGTTGGTTTGTCTGGGCAACCGGAGACTGAGGACAAAGGTAACAAGGCGGCTGGGGCTGCccattttatttgattttttatatttaatccagAAAATAGCTGGCGGGCTGTGTTTGTCTGTTGGGGTTGACAATTCTTGAAGTCAACTCCTAAACAAAGACCAAGAAATACAAGACTTTGAagcattaaaatttgaatgactGCAGAAGAAGTTGGAAGAGAATtggacaatatatatatatatatatatatatatttacattaaataaataactatccGAAAAATgctatattaaatttttcataattttatttataaactataaatttatttgaggcacgccattttctttttgaaatgattatataatcttaatttaGAGGTGGAAACAGGcaaagaaacaaagagaatTGAAGAATGTAAAGggctatttttataatagaagattatattttacagAAGCAATATATTGCAGGGTGTAAAATGGCAATGGTCATAGGTCGAGATTTCCTATGTTGAACATTTATTGCCATGAAGGAATATacaaagatttatttattttttgggccGAGGGATCAACCAAAAATAGGTATAAAAATTGTTGCAGcccattttcaaataaagCCCAAATAGTATGGGCCGTTGAATGGGTCATCCTCACTTTTCCTAAAGCTCATTTTTACCAGaaagtgaaatataaaatattttgttgtgatatttttttttaagtctaAAAGATTTATCAGAAAACTcataaaaagcaaaaaaaaaaaaaatgttgaggTTAAGATTTATGTCccatttttaaatcaaatgctaatatatataattattttaaaattttcataatgcaTTTCTGTATTATGATATGATGGTATCAATGACATAtctcaaaagtaaaaaaaaagtatgctttctttattcaaaattattatctatttCGTGTGTGAAAATATCGCACTACTTAATTTCAAACTAACTTATATCATatggtctattttttttcaaattattttattaatatttcttttatactattcaaatacaataaaaaacaattagatTATTCGTTATTgcatttagaaaaataaacataaaaccTGCAGAAGAAAACATATATTCTGAAAGAATTGAATAAGTAATAAAAGATGCCCAAATGTTAGCCTAATCTTTAATCCCACAACCCAAGGAAGAAGGAACAAAACCATTCTTGTGTCTGAATGCTGCAACTttaacacatgatgctaaatTACTGATACACCCTCGTACAAATATCAATTTCCCATTCACCCTTCACACACGAGAAATAATGCTTTGCTTTGCCTTCACTTCCACTTCTTGCTGTGTTAAGTAATTTCTGTGGAGAGTAAAACTTTTTTGACTGCTGAGCGCACCCCTCTCATGtgttttttgcttttctttctctttctttattgCCCTGTAAAGCATAAACCCTCCCACTAATCCCCATAAACACCACACCATTAATTTAGACTTGAGGGAGTAACACACCAAACCAGGGGGAAAAAAGGACAAGAATTGTGGAAAAAAGAAACGGGTTTTGTTCACAAAGTTGTATTCTAGTGtacttttttccctttttgttaGCAGCTAATTTCACAGATCTGTGGCCTTAACCCCTCACATTCTGCCTTTGAGAAATGGGGTTTTGCTTTCTTCCAAAAATCcattgttatttttgtttaaaatcaGCGGATAAAAAGGAATAAAGATTCTTGCTTTTTTCATAGCTTCTGCAGTTGTTTTTTcaaagatttgatttttgggAATAGGGAGTATCTTATACTTGATT includes the following:
- the LOC105170141 gene encoding cell division control protein 45 homolog; this encodes MVREQSIESFYSRLRESAIASASCAPLLIFPSTSDVDSLCALKIIGHVLESDSIRYACYPVSSFKEIHKYAGPNLTSSSDEPITILLINWGCHRDLRRDLEIGPSARVFVVDSHRPIHLHNLSDQNDRVVVLYTRDDEHQADLAYDFDVSALANASDLNSDDEVEDDSDSEDENESDNEEEGGGGSRKKRRVSDENESNPVKLFRKLKREYYYMGTFHGKPSGCLMYELSHSLRKNKNELLWLACVALTDQFVHERLTDERYQAGVMELEQHINSSGNLDAVTSVTLKDGTKVTVPDSSRISYEDEPRLMLLQEWNLFDSMLCSSYIATKLKTWSDNGLKKMQLLLARMGFAREECKQKFQYMSVEIKHRMKDMFEQYLPEFGLTDFYYRGFLLLHGYSSKISAADVVYGVTALLESSVESDGSSGSKQFGIAYDALSLNKLDKLETGMRQAIKVQRAVLRQGSTAITKKGSIRSGSKFRWVKLEDSADTKLLCHPQALTKFGYFLMDALREKGARMKPLICVCYTQEQKKVLIVGICGKPRLGAVQGNAFGIAFRSAAEETGAEYFHELFESSWIVLEAVAVNSFMIRLTEKLL
- the LOC105170142 gene encoding RPM1-interacting protein 4-like, encoding MARSNVPKFGNWENEDNVPYTVFFDKARKNRGGKMINPNDPQENPDMFPSSDPPPLPPARPSRTRPEEPIGRGAVRPTTPEHRVSREDGDFRQFSNSPARNENMGHRTTNESNYGGRGQRPARPARPSAGSDQSFERSPLHPHYQAKVTGRGSGSPAWEGKSHDSSHGTAAKPRLRPARGDESPDKGAAVPRFGEWNENDPQSAENFTHIFNKVREERNTGTGAGNVMGTPNHLSYGTRNQPSNEPKKCCFPWW